From a single Rhodococcus qingshengii JCM 15477 genomic region:
- a CDS encoding M20/M25/M40 family metallo-hydrolase, whose protein sequence is MRLFGVVVVAMAGALVVSGCASGSEAAVPTDPVAFSETVTVDAVTGHLEQLEKIAANNEGNRSAGTPGYDASVDYVANLLEDKGFEVSTPEFDFSSFDPGTESLKAADGSDVPVRALTYSTSTGPTGITARLVAIPADETPGCEATDYDGRDVNGAIVLVTRGVCPFGDKQKIAADRGAAALLVANNEDAMLGGATLGEPEDARIPTGGVSKASGEALAAAPGDLTLILDTSTETTKSRNVIAQTKTGATDNVVVVGAHLDSVPEGPGINDNGSGTAAVLETALQMGSSPSIENAVRFAFWGAEEVGLVGSTRYVEGLSDQERADIALYLNFDMLGSPNAGYLAYDGDNSDAVGEGPGPEGSAGIERTFVDFLAGRGIAADGTDFDGRSDYGPFIEIGIPAGGVFSGADERKTPAQAEKWGGEAEETFDPNYHSAQDNLANIDREALAANASAVAFGVATYAQDLSGPNGVPVGDARTQARTE, encoded by the coding sequence ATGAGACTCTTCGGTGTGGTTGTGGTCGCAATGGCTGGAGCACTCGTGGTGAGTGGATGCGCGTCGGGAAGTGAAGCGGCCGTCCCGACAGACCCGGTTGCATTCTCCGAGACCGTCACGGTCGACGCCGTGACCGGGCATCTGGAGCAACTCGAGAAGATCGCCGCCAACAACGAGGGCAATCGATCGGCCGGTACCCCCGGCTACGACGCCAGTGTCGACTACGTGGCAAACCTGCTCGAAGACAAGGGTTTCGAGGTCAGCACCCCGGAATTCGACTTCAGCTCCTTCGATCCCGGCACCGAATCCCTGAAAGCCGCTGACGGCTCCGATGTTCCGGTGCGGGCGCTGACATATTCCACCTCCACGGGACCGACCGGAATCACGGCGCGTCTGGTGGCGATTCCCGCCGACGAGACCCCCGGTTGCGAGGCCACCGACTACGACGGCCGCGACGTGAACGGTGCAATCGTGCTGGTCACCCGCGGAGTGTGCCCGTTCGGCGACAAGCAGAAGATCGCCGCTGATCGCGGCGCGGCGGCGTTGCTGGTTGCCAACAACGAGGACGCAATGCTGGGCGGGGCTACCTTGGGTGAACCCGAAGACGCCCGCATTCCGACCGGCGGGGTGAGTAAGGCGTCGGGCGAGGCTCTTGCCGCAGCGCCCGGAGACCTCACGCTGATTCTCGACACGTCGACGGAAACGACGAAGTCGCGCAACGTGATTGCGCAGACCAAGACCGGCGCGACCGACAACGTGGTTGTCGTGGGCGCCCACCTGGACAGTGTGCCGGAAGGTCCCGGAATCAACGACAACGGAAGCGGTACCGCAGCCGTACTGGAAACCGCGCTGCAGATGGGAAGCTCACCGAGCATCGAAAATGCCGTGCGTTTTGCTTTCTGGGGAGCGGAAGAAGTGGGATTGGTCGGCTCCACCCGCTACGTCGAGGGTCTGAGCGATCAGGAACGGGCCGACATCGCCCTGTACCTGAATTTCGACATGCTCGGTTCGCCCAACGCCGGATACCTGGCTTACGACGGCGACAACTCGGATGCCGTCGGGGAGGGGCCCGGGCCCGAGGGGTCGGCGGGCATCGAGCGCACCTTCGTCGATTTTCTCGCCGGGCGAGGGATTGCGGCGGACGGAACGGACTTCGACGGGCGCTCCGACTACGGCCCGTTCATCGAGATCGGGATCCCGGCGGGTGGCGTGTTCAGCGGCGCGGACGAGCGCAAGACGCCGGCACAGGCCGAGAAGTGGGGCGGAGAAGCGGAGGAGACCTTCGACCCGAACTACCACAGTGCCCAGGACAACCTCGCGAACATCGATCGCGAAGCGCTCGCTGCCAACGCTTCTGCAGTAGCCTTCGGAGTTGCGACGTATGCCCAGGATTTGAGCGGGCCGAACGGAGTTCCCGTCGGCGATGCCCGGACACAGGCCAGAACCGAATGA
- a CDS encoding adenylate/guanylate cyclase domain-containing protein encodes MADLSPENTDTAGASSSSVRGVVDVVLNSAAELNRRQQLIDALRRLRRALPGDPGFGDPLSLAGPGGARAVARVADRLLDQKPAATREVSLGALQVWQAALEKMGRGRGDQELTIVFTDLVGFSTWSLAAGDGATLTLLRAVAQAVETPITDNGGHVVKRMGDGLMAVFIRPDAALKAVFTAQDALAEVDLDGYTPRMRVGLHTGTPRQIGDDWLGVDVTIAARMMGLGGDGNVMMSATTLEELEAGTLEDLDLTIRPWRRGFFATTPNGVPVDLGIWRVRRN; translated from the coding sequence ATGGCTGATCTGTCCCCGGAGAACACCGACACGGCAGGTGCTTCTTCCTCCTCGGTTCGAGGCGTCGTCGACGTCGTCTTGAACTCTGCGGCAGAACTTAACCGTCGGCAGCAGCTCATCGACGCGCTACGACGCCTCAGGCGGGCACTACCCGGTGATCCAGGGTTTGGGGATCCGCTCTCGCTCGCCGGCCCCGGCGGTGCCCGCGCCGTGGCGCGCGTCGCTGACAGATTGCTCGATCAGAAGCCGGCAGCCACTCGCGAAGTGAGCCTCGGAGCACTGCAGGTGTGGCAGGCAGCGCTGGAAAAGATGGGCCGCGGACGTGGCGATCAAGAACTGACCATCGTCTTCACCGATCTGGTGGGCTTCTCCACCTGGTCGCTCGCAGCCGGTGACGGCGCGACGCTGACCCTTCTGCGTGCGGTGGCGCAGGCCGTGGAAACTCCGATCACCGACAACGGCGGACACGTCGTCAAACGGATGGGCGACGGTCTGATGGCAGTGTTCATTCGCCCGGATGCGGCTTTGAAGGCGGTGTTCACCGCGCAGGACGCGCTCGCGGAAGTCGATCTCGACGGATACACCCCGCGCATGCGCGTCGGCCTACACACGGGTACCCCGCGTCAGATCGGTGACGACTGGCTCGGCGTCGACGTGACCATCGCCGCCCGGATGATGGGCTTGGGCGGCGACGGCAACGTCATGATGTCGGCGACAACTCTCGAGGAACTCGAAGCCGGCACCCTGGAGGATCTCGATCTCACGATCCGGCCATGGCGGCGAGGGTTTTTCGCGACCACGCCCAACGGAGTTCCCGTCGACCTGGGAATCTGGCGCGTGCGCCGGAACTAG
- the thiD gene encoding bifunctional hydroxymethylpyrimidine kinase/phosphomethylpyrimidine kinase, which translates to MKLLPLTPAGQTPIRALTIAGTDSGGGAGIQADSRTMAMCGVHACVAVAAVTVQNSVGVSGFHEIPPEIVADQVRVVVSDIGVGAAKTGMLASTTIIEAVAAVAAEVGIGRDRPIPLVVDPVCASMHGDPLLHEEALDAVRNTLIPAATVVTPNLDEVRLITGIEVVDDKSARQAAEALHALGAQWSIVKGGHLRTSELSTDLLFDGDRFLEFSSARIDTGNDHGGGDTLAAAITCALAHGYSVPDAVAFGKEWVTKCLEASYDLGAGHGPVSPLWRLQV; encoded by the coding sequence GTGAAGCTGCTGCCCCTGACCCCCGCCGGACAGACCCCGATTCGGGCATTGACCATCGCCGGAACCGACTCCGGTGGCGGAGCCGGCATTCAAGCCGATTCCCGCACGATGGCGATGTGCGGAGTGCACGCCTGCGTGGCCGTCGCCGCAGTGACGGTCCAGAATTCGGTGGGAGTCAGCGGATTCCACGAGATTCCGCCGGAGATCGTCGCCGACCAGGTGCGCGTCGTGGTCTCGGACATCGGCGTCGGTGCGGCGAAGACGGGAATGCTCGCGTCGACGACGATCATCGAAGCGGTGGCCGCGGTTGCCGCCGAGGTTGGGATCGGCCGCGACCGTCCGATTCCGCTCGTGGTCGACCCGGTGTGCGCGTCGATGCACGGCGATCCGCTGCTGCACGAAGAAGCTCTCGACGCGGTCCGCAACACCTTGATTCCGGCAGCCACGGTGGTCACTCCGAACCTCGACGAGGTTCGGTTGATCACCGGTATCGAGGTCGTCGACGACAAGAGCGCCCGCCAAGCGGCAGAAGCGCTGCATGCGCTCGGCGCTCAATGGTCCATCGTCAAGGGTGGCCACCTTCGTACTTCGGAGTTGTCCACCGACCTGTTGTTCGACGGCGACCGTTTCCTCGAATTCAGCAGTGCCCGGATCGACACCGGCAACGATCACGGCGGCGGAGACACGCTGGCTGCTGCGATCACTTGCGCTCTCGCACACGGCTATTCCGTTCCGGACGCGGTGGCGTTCGGCAAGGAGTGGGTGACCAAGTGTCTCGAGGCGTCGTACGACCTCGGCGCGGGACACGGTCCGGTGTCCCCGCTCTGGCGGCTCCAGGTCTAG
- a CDS encoding GNAT family N-acetyltransferase, which translates to MDHSYGERANAAVADRAGAHRAVEVAAMNDIENSKTGTSPEVTLVDNPSHERFELLSDDELVGILGYRDEDEISGSGAEAGDVVAYMHTVVKEEYGGQGLAAVLVQFAMDCARERDWSVRPVCTYVQRYLGEHPEYLELLVED; encoded by the coding sequence ATGGATCACAGTTATGGAGAGCGTGCGAACGCAGCTGTCGCCGATCGCGCAGGTGCACATCGTGCCGTGGAGGTCGCCGCAATGAACGACATCGAAAATTCGAAAACCGGAACCTCACCGGAAGTCACGCTCGTGGACAATCCGTCGCACGAACGATTCGAACTGCTCTCCGACGACGAGTTGGTCGGCATCCTCGGATACCGCGACGAAGACGAGATTTCGGGGAGCGGAGCCGAAGCGGGCGACGTGGTTGCGTACATGCATACCGTCGTCAAAGAGGAGTACGGCGGGCAGGGACTGGCAGCCGTACTCGTGCAGTTCGCAATGGACTGCGCCCGTGAACGTGATTGGTCGGTACGGCCCGTGTGTACCTATGTTCAGCGGTACCTCGGCGAGCATCCCGAGTATCTGGAACTGCTCGTCGAGGACTAG
- a CDS encoding exodeoxyribonuclease III: MRIATWNVNSVRARTDRIIDWLGRSDVDVLAMQETKCKDEQFPYERFKEIGYEVAHVGLSQWNGVAIASRVGLDDVQIGFEDQPGFDKDPEADPVREARAIGATCGGVRVWSLYVPNGRELEDPHYAYKLDWLAKLRDDAEGWLKQDPDAQIALVGDWNVAPTDDDVWDPAFFEGKTHTSQPERAAFTAFTESGFADVVRPYTPGPGVYTYWDYTQLRFPKKQGMRIDFILGSPAFAARVEAAEIDRNERKGKGASDHAPVIVNLG, encoded by the coding sequence GTGCGCATCGCTACCTGGAACGTCAACTCCGTCCGTGCCCGTACCGACAGGATCATCGACTGGCTCGGTCGATCCGACGTCGACGTCCTGGCAATGCAGGAAACCAAGTGCAAGGACGAGCAGTTTCCGTACGAACGCTTCAAGGAGATCGGCTACGAGGTCGCCCACGTCGGGTTGAGCCAGTGGAACGGTGTCGCCATCGCTTCCCGCGTCGGCTTGGACGACGTGCAGATCGGATTCGAGGATCAGCCCGGATTCGACAAGGATCCCGAGGCAGACCCGGTCCGCGAGGCACGTGCGATCGGTGCCACCTGCGGCGGTGTGCGGGTGTGGAGCCTGTACGTCCCCAACGGCCGTGAGCTGGAAGACCCGCATTACGCCTACAAGCTGGATTGGCTGGCCAAGCTGCGCGACGACGCGGAGGGCTGGCTCAAGCAGGATCCCGACGCGCAGATCGCCCTGGTCGGCGACTGGAACGTCGCTCCCACGGACGACGACGTGTGGGATCCCGCTTTCTTCGAGGGCAAGACCCACACGTCGCAGCCGGAACGAGCTGCGTTCACCGCCTTCACCGAGTCCGGGTTCGCGGACGTAGTTCGCCCGTACACACCCGGTCCCGGCGTGTACACGTACTGGGATTACACGCAGCTTCGCTTCCCGAAGAAGCAGGGTATGCGAATCGACTTCATCCTCGGCTCACCGGCATTCGCAGCACGCGTCGAGGCGGCCGAGATCGATCGAAACGAGCGAAAAGGCAAGGGCGCCAGCGATCACGCTCCGGTGATCGTGAATCTCGGGTGA
- a CDS encoding N-acetylglutamate synthase, CG3035 family, with protein sequence MNGNISIGSRVVLRYKLPPGYSHPMTDVIGILEGADPIAVRAGDGRLVQVSADQVIALKSLSARPIRIGEIRNLETAAAAAWPGVEQAWIDGWLLRAGHGVTGRANSALPLGGAGAVAGFDASTIERIRQWFGDRGLPTLLLLPDRLGTAPDGWSSEKETIVMAADLGNVTLPLGPPVTSFADRPDHNWLSMYDAHGDPAYVEAVLTAVVGTATFGAIGNTDTTLAIGRAALTEAPDHKRWVGLTGIHVAPEHRRHGIGSLICGDLLSWGRENGATHAYLQVSADNFAAIALYEQLGFVEHHRYRYATDPVGG encoded by the coding sequence CTGAACGGCAACATTTCGATCGGTAGCCGGGTGGTTTTGCGATACAAGCTCCCACCCGGCTATTCGCATCCCATGACCGACGTCATCGGCATCCTCGAGGGCGCCGATCCCATCGCCGTTCGCGCCGGCGACGGTCGGCTGGTCCAGGTCTCCGCCGATCAGGTGATCGCGCTCAAGAGTCTCTCGGCCCGCCCGATTCGCATCGGCGAGATTCGAAACCTCGAAACGGCTGCTGCGGCGGCGTGGCCGGGGGTCGAGCAGGCGTGGATCGACGGTTGGTTGCTGCGCGCCGGTCACGGTGTCACCGGCCGCGCCAATTCGGCTTTGCCGCTCGGTGGTGCGGGGGCGGTTGCCGGCTTCGACGCGAGCACCATCGAGCGGATACGCCAGTGGTTCGGTGACCGCGGACTGCCGACCCTGCTGCTCCTCCCCGATCGACTCGGCACCGCTCCGGACGGGTGGAGCAGCGAGAAGGAAACCATCGTGATGGCCGCCGATCTGGGCAATGTCACGCTGCCGCTCGGTCCTCCGGTCACCTCGTTCGCCGACCGCCCCGACCACAACTGGCTGTCGATGTACGACGCCCACGGCGATCCGGCGTACGTCGAGGCGGTCCTCACGGCTGTCGTGGGCACTGCAACTTTCGGCGCGATCGGAAACACCGACACGACGCTTGCCATCGGGCGCGCTGCGCTCACCGAGGCACCCGACCACAAACGCTGGGTAGGACTGACCGGCATTCACGTCGCCCCTGAACACCGTCGTCACGGAATCGGGTCGCTGATCTGCGGAGATCTACTCTCCTGGGGTCGTGAGAACGGTGCGACGCACGCGTACCTCCAGGTTTCGGCGGACAACTTCGCGGCGATCGCGCTCTACGAGCAGCTCGGATTCGTCGAACACCACCGCTACCGATACGCCACCGATCCTGTCGGCGGCTGA
- a CDS encoding peptide deformylase: MAILPIRIVGDPVLHKATEPVTQSPAEIAELIADMYETMDAANGVGLAANQVGVPLRVFVYDCPGDDRSSERRRGVVVNPVLETSEIPQTMPDPDEDFEGCLSVPGEQFPTGRADWAKVTGTDADGNPIEVEGTGFFARMLQHETGHLDGFLYTDVLIGRNARAAKKIIKRSGWGKPGLTWTPGTVDDPFGHDDDDYED, from the coding sequence ATGGCTATCCTCCCCATCCGAATCGTCGGCGACCCGGTACTGCACAAGGCGACAGAGCCGGTCACTCAGTCCCCGGCCGAGATCGCCGAACTGATCGCAGACATGTACGAGACGATGGACGCTGCCAACGGCGTCGGTCTGGCGGCCAATCAGGTCGGTGTTCCACTGCGAGTCTTCGTCTACGACTGCCCCGGTGACGACCGCAGCAGCGAGCGTCGACGCGGCGTCGTCGTGAACCCGGTACTCGAGACGTCCGAAATCCCCCAGACGATGCCCGACCCGGACGAAGACTTCGAGGGTTGCCTGTCCGTTCCCGGCGAGCAGTTCCCGACGGGTCGCGCCGATTGGGCGAAGGTCACCGGCACCGACGCCGACGGCAACCCGATCGAGGTCGAGGGCACCGGATTCTTCGCACGGATGCTCCAGCACGAGACCGGGCATCTCGACGGTTTCCTCTACACGGACGTACTGATCGGCCGCAACGCGCGCGCTGCCAAGAAGATCATCAAGCGTTCCGGTTGGGGCAAGCCCGGTCTGACCTGGACGCCGGGGACCGTCGACGATCCGTTCGGTCACGACGACGACGATTACGAAGACTGA
- a CDS encoding DUF3263 domain-containing protein, producing MDGATARSRNQSEGTGADDSVVDTAGMHEVGEDGLTRREHDILSFERQWWKYAGAKEEAIKELFDMSATRYYQVLNALVDRPESLAADPMLVKRLRRLRASRQKARAARRLGFEVT from the coding sequence ATGGACGGCGCAACCGCGCGTAGTCGGAACCAGTCCGAAGGCACTGGCGCCGACGATTCGGTAGTAGATACAGCAGGCATGCACGAGGTCGGCGAAGACGGCCTCACCCGCCGGGAGCACGACATCCTCTCTTTCGAGCGTCAGTGGTGGAAGTACGCCGGTGCGAAGGAAGAAGCCATCAAGGAGTTGTTCGACATGTCGGCAACCCGCTACTACCAGGTTCTCAACGCCTTGGTCGATCGCCCCGAATCCTTGGCGGCTGATCCCATGCTGGTCAAGCGCCTGCGTCGTCTGCGTGCCAGCCGTCAGAAGGCCAGGGCCGCGCGTCGCCTCGGCTTCGAGGTCACCTGA
- a CDS encoding LytR C-terminal domain-containing protein, with translation MSTPKEQPSGPPLRAIAMVLIALAIVFIGLGAASLGGSSDGGSGDENTAAQQTESSASATTSAPAPATTKPAATTQPASGDTTTTSRPSGTATTTTSSSASGADTSNVSVRVLNNSTVSGLAAGTAEELTAAGWNVEETGNYSEGTVSTTTVYYGSSAAEKAAAQKIAAELGVSAEPRFAGIANASPGVIVIVTSN, from the coding sequence GTGAGTACCCCGAAAGAGCAGCCGTCCGGACCTCCGCTTCGCGCAATCGCCATGGTGTTGATCGCGTTGGCGATCGTGTTCATCGGTCTCGGAGCAGCCTCACTGGGTGGATCGAGCGACGGTGGATCGGGCGACGAGAACACCGCAGCACAGCAGACCGAATCCTCGGCGTCTGCCACGACGAGCGCCCCCGCGCCTGCCACCACCAAGCCTGCAGCGACGACGCAACCCGCTTCGGGCGATACCACCACCACGTCGCGTCCCTCGGGAACTGCGACGACCACGACTTCCAGCTCCGCGAGCGGCGCCGACACGTCGAATGTCAGCGTTCGAGTTCTCAACAACAGCACCGTCTCCGGTCTGGCAGCAGGCACCGCCGAGGAATTGACGGCAGCAGGTTGGAACGTCGAGGAGACGGGTAACTACAGCGAGGGCACCGTCAGTACGACGACGGTGTATTACGGATCGTCCGCGGCGGAGAAGGCAGCGGCGCAGAAGATCGCGGCTGAACTCGGAGTCTCCGCAGAGCCTCGATTCGCCGGCATCGCGAACGCGTCACCTGGCGTGATCGTGATCGTGACCTCCAACTGA
- the sodC gene encoding superoxide dismutase[Cu-Zn] has translation MAPSSTRRMSWRVVAPVVAIAAFGLTACSNSEEPSSVPGTTPPVWTGAADPSAHESAGGHGSETAHAGASAETVTATLNGTDGAKVGTVTFAQEGSDVKVTLDAKGLTPGFHGFHVHQVAKCETNSVAPSGGEPGNFLSAGGHFQAEGHTGHPASGDLTSVQVLEDGTATLVTTTDAFTVDELVANGGTSVMIHAGADNFGNIPTRYAPAPDQQTLDTGDAGGRVACGVITKS, from the coding sequence ATGGCCCCCAGCAGCACCCGGCGTATGTCCTGGCGCGTCGTTGCCCCTGTAGTCGCGATTGCCGCTTTCGGCTTGACCGCTTGCAGTAACAGCGAAGAGCCCAGCAGCGTCCCCGGCACGACTCCTCCGGTGTGGACCGGTGCAGCCGATCCCAGCGCGCACGAAAGCGCGGGCGGCCACGGTTCCGAGACGGCTCACGCCGGCGCTTCTGCCGAAACGGTCACCGCAACGCTGAACGGCACCGACGGCGCCAAGGTCGGAACGGTCACGTTCGCGCAGGAAGGTAGCGACGTCAAGGTCACCCTCGACGCCAAGGGCCTCACCCCCGGCTTCCACGGATTCCACGTCCACCAGGTCGCCAAGTGCGAGACCAATTCCGTTGCCCCCAGCGGCGGAGAGCCGGGTAACTTCCTCTCGGCAGGCGGACACTTCCAGGCCGAGGGTCACACGGGCCACCCGGCGAGCGGCGACCTCACTTCGGTTCAGGTCCTCGAAGACGGCACCGCCACACTGGTCACCACGACCGATGCATTCACCGTCGACGAACTGGTCGCAAACGGTGGAACATCCGTCATGATCCACGCCGGAGCGGACAACTTCGGCAACATCCCGACGCGTTACGCGCCGGCACCGGATCAGCAGACCCTCGACACCGGTGACGCCGGCGGACGCGTTGCTTGCGGTGTCATCACCAAGAGCTGA
- a CDS encoding glutamate--cysteine ligase, whose translation MVVPFPGSPRPTLGVEWEIALVDRKTRDLSNTAAEVFSAVEELAGSETPHITKELLRNTVELVTGIHSTVGEAMSDLDRSLDLLRRAANPLGVDLISAGTHPFAQWSTQLVTRTPDYDELIERTQWWGRQMLIWGVHVHVGVSSADRVFPIINALLQRYPHLLALSASSPMWAGVDTGYASNRALMFQQLPTAGLPYQFENWAEYESFIDDQMKTGVITKIGGMHWDIRPAPKWGTIEVRVFDGVSTRAELGALVALVHCLIVDLDRRLSAGETLPNMQPWHVKENKWRAARYGLDAEIILDSDANECLVTDDLDRLLDDLAPIAVSLGCADELASVADIPRRGASYQRQRRVAEATGGDLVAVVDALVAELGT comes from the coding sequence GTGGTAGTTCCATTTCCAGGTTCGCCGCGCCCGACGCTGGGCGTGGAGTGGGAGATCGCGCTGGTCGATCGCAAGACCAGAGATCTCTCCAACACAGCAGCCGAGGTGTTTTCGGCGGTCGAAGAGCTTGCCGGCTCCGAAACCCCGCACATCACCAAGGAACTACTGCGAAATACCGTCGAACTCGTCACGGGTATTCATTCGACGGTCGGCGAGGCGATGAGTGATCTCGACAGGTCACTGGATCTGCTTCGCCGCGCTGCGAATCCGCTCGGCGTCGACCTCATCAGCGCGGGCACGCACCCGTTCGCGCAATGGTCGACGCAGCTGGTCACCCGGACACCCGACTACGACGAACTCATCGAACGCACGCAGTGGTGGGGTCGGCAGATGCTGATCTGGGGCGTGCACGTTCATGTGGGTGTCTCGTCCGCGGATCGCGTTTTCCCCATCATCAACGCACTGCTGCAGCGCTATCCGCACCTGTTGGCGCTGTCGGCGTCCTCGCCGATGTGGGCCGGTGTGGACACCGGCTATGCGTCCAATCGCGCGTTGATGTTCCAGCAGCTCCCCACCGCGGGCCTTCCGTACCAGTTCGAGAACTGGGCCGAATACGAGTCGTTCATCGACGACCAGATGAAGACCGGTGTGATCACCAAGATCGGTGGCATGCACTGGGACATCCGTCCCGCGCCGAAGTGGGGAACCATCGAGGTCCGGGTGTTCGACGGCGTCTCGACACGCGCTGAACTGGGTGCTCTCGTTGCTCTGGTCCACTGCCTCATCGTCGATCTGGACCGCAGACTGAGTGCCGGTGAGACTCTGCCGAACATGCAGCCGTGGCACGTCAAGGAAAACAAGTGGCGCGCAGCGAGATACGGACTGGACGCCGAGATCATCCTCGACTCCGACGCAAACGAGTGCCTCGTCACTGACGATCTGGATCGCCTGCTCGACGACTTGGCGCCGATTGCGGTCTCACTCGGCTGCGCGGACGAGTTGGCGTCGGTGGCGGACATTCCCCGTCGCGGCGCGTCCTACCAGCGGCAACGTCGTGTCGCGGAAGCGACGGGCGGCGATCTGGTTGCGGTCGTCGACGCCTTGGTCGCAGAGTTGGGCACCTAG
- a CDS encoding phosphatase PAP2 family protein, which produces MLIDSWSQRGGAPGQSDRSWSSSHRLLLIGTAALTVLVLGVQAFASYKGYLGPVESLFGDYFLVPRSATMPWVGLALALVGLNNKERIYAVSAAVVIDVVVGAIRWFSGGPLTMGTGGTWVLTAIAVYAVWKLSGERRLSVLHGVALGALLIIAAKVAETWLEITILVGTDVWDEYVFLADQALGNPSWVMGQIVDAMGPVGAAALDWIYVELPVAVIVVALYQVRKGWPSHHLLRTFLLIGLIGPIFYVLFPVVGPVFAFGPRGFGFQIGDYWPNIVPNFDFASPSSLPFDDAAPRNCMPSLHTAWAVALFIHSRSGPWWIRSLGSFWLVATLTATLGFGFHYGVDLIAGAVLCLTLDAALRDPERGWGWFRVRLLIGGSALLAGLLLSYRFAAVQMAEYPAIFGPLLMAVLVLMSVAYFATFFARPGTALAVWGERDGEWDAATAESPGLPAR; this is translated from the coding sequence GTGTTGATAGACAGTTGGTCCCAACGAGGGGGCGCACCCGGACAGTCGGACCGTTCGTGGTCGAGTTCTCACCGACTCCTTCTGATCGGCACAGCAGCATTGACCGTGCTGGTCCTGGGCGTGCAGGCGTTCGCGTCGTACAAGGGCTATCTCGGTCCGGTGGAAAGCCTGTTCGGTGACTACTTCCTCGTTCCCCGCTCCGCGACCATGCCTTGGGTGGGCCTCGCTCTCGCGCTCGTCGGACTGAACAACAAAGAACGCATCTACGCGGTATCCGCGGCCGTCGTGATCGACGTGGTCGTCGGCGCGATCCGCTGGTTCTCGGGTGGACCGCTGACGATGGGCACCGGCGGCACCTGGGTGCTGACGGCCATCGCGGTGTACGCGGTGTGGAAGTTGTCCGGTGAGCGTCGACTCAGCGTTCTGCACGGCGTCGCTCTCGGCGCGTTGCTCATCATCGCGGCCAAGGTTGCCGAGACGTGGCTGGAGATCACCATTCTCGTCGGCACCGACGTGTGGGACGAGTACGTGTTCCTCGCCGACCAGGCTCTCGGGAATCCGTCGTGGGTGATGGGCCAGATCGTCGACGCCATGGGCCCCGTCGGTGCCGCAGCCCTCGACTGGATCTACGTCGAACTGCCGGTCGCAGTGATCGTGGTTGCTCTCTATCAAGTACGTAAGGGATGGCCGTCGCATCACCTGCTGCGCACGTTCCTGCTCATCGGGCTGATCGGCCCGATCTTCTACGTCCTGTTCCCGGTGGTCGGCCCGGTGTTCGCCTTCGGTCCGCGTGGGTTCGGATTCCAGATCGGTGACTACTGGCCGAACATCGTGCCCAACTTCGACTTCGCATCACCGTCGTCGCTGCCGTTCGACGACGCCGCACCGCGAAACTGCATGCCGAGCCTGCACACCGCGTGGGCAGTCGCGCTGTTCATCCACTCGCGCAGCGGACCGTGGTGGATTCGCAGCCTGGGATCGTTCTGGCTCGTTGCGACCCTGACCGCGACGCTCGGCTTCGGATTCCACTACGGCGTCGACCTCATTGCCGGTGCCGTCCTGTGCTTGACCCTCGATGCGGCGCTACGGGATCCGGAGCGCGGCTGGGGGTGGTTCCGAGTGCGTCTGTTGATCGGTGGCTCGGCACTCCTGGCGGGATTGTTGCTCTCGTACCGGTTCGCTGCGGTGCAGATGGCCGAGTACCCGGCGATCTTCGGGCCGCTGCTGATGGCTGTCCTGGTTCTCATGTCGGTGGCGTACTTCGCCACCTTCTTCGCCCGCCCCGGCACTGCTCTTGCGGTGTGGGGCGAGCGCGACGGCGAGTGGGATGCCGCTACAGCAGAGAGTCCGGGTCTTCCAGCTCGTTGA
- the mnhG gene encoding monovalent cation/H(+) antiporter subunit G, whose product MIGNILDTIGAISIFLGALLALTAAVGIVRFPDTLRRMHAATKPQVVGLILVLMGAVFLLRGSVDIWMLVLVGIFTLLTAPVIAHSVGRVAYREQREEDDLMKINELEDPDSLL is encoded by the coding sequence GTGATCGGCAACATCCTCGACACGATCGGGGCCATCTCCATCTTCCTCGGCGCGCTGCTCGCGCTGACCGCCGCGGTGGGAATCGTTCGCTTCCCCGACACTCTGCGTCGTATGCACGCGGCCACGAAACCTCAGGTGGTCGGACTGATCTTGGTCCTGATGGGCGCCGTGTTCCTGCTTCGTGGGAGCGTCGACATCTGGATGTTGGTCCTGGTGGGCATCTTCACGCTGCTGACGGCGCCCGTGATCGCGCACAGCGTCGGCCGAGTCGCCTACCGCGAACAGCGCGAAGAGGACGACCTCATGAAGATCAACGAGCTGGAAGACCCGGACTCTCTGCTGTAG